A window of the Desulfobaccales bacterium genome harbors these coding sequences:
- a CDS encoding HAMP domain-containing sensor histidine kinase, which produces MIALPLAPLWILGYLCSLAVLILSILSLRLSYRLVDQDPENALWLFLNWLAIIFLIFSITHITSHTLADLITYWNLPNLALVQRIFGGFDTVVYVGIASITLFFHRIQRLYRRMEADHHHLEETSHEILALNREMEALVMERTMSEMALGMAHGIRNPLHVIGGFSHRLLRKTDEDDPSRAWATAIAEEARRIEQMVERFETLAQRKTSFFAQEDLNEIIRSTLQLLLPEMRAKNIALVTEICPTPLVGRFNMHLLKVALAHLVRNAVEATRPGGTVLVRTAEEDKFAVLIIHDTGRGMSPEVVEKVFVPFYTTKIGGTGLGMVFVRQIVDEHRGVITLDSQVGRGTTVIIRLPHRFTDRPEVAEELLPSAPLTAPPEPETSEPSKLSEPPETSEPTKESK; this is translated from the coding sequence ATGATCGCCCTGCCCCTCGCTCCCTTGTGGATTCTGGGATACCTGTGTTCGCTTGCTGTGCTCATTTTAAGCATCCTCTCCCTGCGCCTGAGCTATCGGCTGGTAGATCAGGACCCGGAAAATGCCTTATGGCTATTCCTCAACTGGCTCGCCATTATCTTTCTGATTTTTTCCATTACCCATATCACTTCCCATACCCTGGCTGATCTTATCACCTATTGGAACCTGCCCAACCTAGCTCTGGTCCAGCGGATTTTCGGCGGTTTCGATACCGTGGTCTATGTGGGCATCGCCTCCATCACCCTGTTTTTCCATAGAATTCAGCGCCTGTATCGCCGCATGGAGGCGGATCATCACCACCTGGAAGAAACCAGCCATGAGATTCTGGCCCTGAACAGGGAGATGGAAGCCCTGGTGATGGAGCGCACCATGTCGGAGATGGCCTTGGGCATGGCCCACGGCATCCGCAATCCCCTGCATGTCATCGGCGGCTTTAGCCATCGTCTCTTGCGGAAAACGGACGAAGATGACCCCAGCCGGGCCTGGGCCACGGCCATCGCCGAGGAAGCCCGGCGCATCGAACAGATGGTGGAGCGCTTCGAGACCCTGGCCCAGAGAAAGACGTCATTTTTCGCCCAAGAGGACTTGAACGAGATCATTCGCAGCACCCTGCAGTTGCTGCTTCCGGAAATGCGGGCCAAGAACATCGCCCTGGTGACGGAAATCTGCCCCACGCCCCTGGTGGGCCGCTTCAACATGCATCTCCTGAAGGTGGCCCTGGCTCACCTGGTGCGCAATGCGGTGGAGGCCACCCGGCCTGGGGGCACTGTGCTGGTGCGCACTGCCGAAGAGGATAAATTTGCGGTGTTGATCATCCACGACACGGGCCGGGGCATGTCCCCGGAAGTGGTGGAAAAGGTCTTCGTGCCGTTTTATACCACCAAGATCGGCGGCACCGGCTTGGGGATGGTGTTCGTGCGCCAGATCGTGGACGAACACCGGGGCGTCATTACCCTGGATAGCCAGGTGGGCCGGGGCACCACCGTGATCATCAGACTGCCGCACCGCTTCACCGACCGTCCGGAGGTCGCAGAAGAGTTACTGCCATCCGCCCCGCTTACAGCCCCTCCCGAGCCGGAAACCTCTGAGCCTTCAAAACTTTCGGAACCTCCGGAAACTTCAGAGCCCACCAAAGAAAGCAAGTAA